CGAATCCGTTTCACATAATCAACAATTTCTTTTCCTTCATGGTCAAATTCCACAACAGCAAAAAATTGATCGTGGTAAAAGAAAAATTTATAATGATTTTCAAATGCTTCCTTGAGCCATTTTTCTTTTGCAATAATGGAACGCATGGGGTAATCATCTACAGCAGCGACCCATACAGGCTTGCGATGCGCGTGAGTTAAGAGCAAGTCTGCCATATGAATCATGGTTTCATTTCCTTGTTTCAGCAAAATGATACTATGACCATTGCTATGACCACCAGTATGAACCATTTGAATTTCTGGTATGACATTTAAGTATTCCGTAAATGTCTCAACTTGATGTTGAATAGGTTCCCAATTTTCTCTGAGATAAGTCCCTTTAGTCCGATTATTTGGGTTCATCATCTCGTACCATTCAATATCATTTACAAAAATCTTAGCATTGGGAAAAGTTGAAACCAACTGATGATTTTCATTTAATTTTGTCAATCCACCAGAGTGATCGTGATGCATGTGAGTCATCAACACATAAGAAATATCTTCAGGAGTCAAACTTAAAAGTTCCAAGCTCTCTTCAATTCTGCTTTCAGATAAAATCCCTAAATTTCGTCTTTGTTTATCAGATAGTTTCGCAGTGTTAAAACTTGCATCAATTAAATAATTTTTATTTTTGTATTGAATCAATATTGGATCGGTTAATTCAACCATCATATTTTCTTCAGTTGTTGGAT
This Streptococcus anginosus DNA region includes the following protein-coding sequences:
- a CDS encoding MBL fold metallo-hydrolase, giving the protein MTKLALQEYQFGDMKLIWLRGVDKMTDAGTLFGPVPKVVWSRYYPTTEENMMVELTDPILIQYKNKNYLIDASFNTAKLSDKQRRNLGILSESRIEESLELLSLTPEDISYVLMTHMHHDHSGGLTKLNENHQLVSTFPNAKIFVNDIEWYEMMNPNNRTKGTYLRENWEPIQHQVETFTEYLNVIPEIQMVHTGGHSNGHSIILLKQGNETMIHMADLLLTHAHRKPVWVAAVDDYPMRSIIAKEKWLKEAFENHYKFFFYHDQFFAVVEFDHEGKEIVDYVKRIREPRLPFTDKQDRKPVLYH